A genomic window from Arthrobacter sp. FW305-BF8 includes:
- a CDS encoding glycosyltransferase family 9 protein, whose product MEASNGKHDQPVLLVLRALKLGDLLVAVPALRALRRAYPNHRLLYAAQGWLEDALELVGGYELLPTHGLDVPIPIEAGLVDVAVNLHGSGPESEERLAAIRPRTVVGHRTPARPGPWWVDDIHERERWTRLLQWHGIEARPDDYRLLPPAVPSPCPGATVLHVGAAYGSRLWPEDRFAEVARALSEDGHQVIFTGSSAERPRALDVARLAGLPEDQVLAGKLRLAEFMAAITEARLVVSADTGAAHLASAYARPSVVLFGPAPAEVWGPPPGPHVVLTDAQARRGDTFAATPDPALLAVSVEDVLAAVGQLPLA is encoded by the coding sequence GTGGAAGCATCAAACGGCAAGCACGATCAACCTGTCCTGCTGGTCCTGCGGGCCCTGAAGCTCGGGGACCTGCTGGTTGCTGTGCCGGCACTGCGAGCCCTGCGCCGCGCCTATCCGAACCACCGCCTGCTGTACGCCGCGCAGGGCTGGCTGGAGGACGCCCTGGAGCTGGTAGGCGGCTACGAACTGCTTCCCACCCACGGCCTGGATGTTCCGATTCCCATTGAAGCCGGCCTAGTGGACGTTGCGGTCAATCTGCATGGCAGTGGACCCGAAAGCGAGGAACGGCTGGCCGCGATCCGGCCCAGGACCGTCGTAGGCCACCGGACGCCGGCACGGCCCGGCCCGTGGTGGGTCGACGACATCCACGAGCGCGAACGCTGGACCAGGCTGCTCCAGTGGCACGGCATCGAAGCCCGGCCGGACGATTACCGTCTCCTCCCGCCTGCCGTTCCCAGCCCCTGCCCGGGCGCCACGGTGCTACACGTGGGGGCCGCCTATGGCAGCCGGCTGTGGCCGGAGGACCGCTTTGCAGAAGTGGCCCGTGCCCTCTCAGAGGATGGTCACCAGGTGATATTCACCGGCAGCTCAGCGGAACGGCCACGGGCACTGGACGTTGCGCGGCTCGCCGGGCTGCCGGAGGACCAGGTCCTGGCGGGAAAGCTGCGGCTGGCCGAATTCATGGCTGCCATCACGGAGGCTCGGCTGGTGGTCTCCGCGGACACGGGTGCGGCGCACTTGGCCTCTGCGTATGCCCGGCCTTCGGTGGTGCTTTTCGGTCCGGCACCGGCCGAGGTGTGGGGCCCACCCCCTGGGCCCCACGTTGTGCTGACTGACGCTCAGGCGCGCCGAGGCGACACCTTCGCGGCCACCCCTGACCCGGCCCTCCTTGCGGTTTCGGTGGAGGACGTCCTGGCCGCTGTCGGGCAGCTTCCGCTCGCCTGA
- a CDS encoding glycosyltransferase, translating into MRILLWHVHGSWTDAFVRGRHEYLLPVLPGGGPWGLGRAGRPWPASAREVALAELDAGSIDAVVLQRPEEAAEVTRILGRRAGVDLPAVYVEHNTPKGDVPFTVHPLGDQNGIPIVHVTHFNELFWDSGRAPTKVIEHGIADPGYLYTGEVPELGVVVNEPVRRGRVTGTDLLPRFATAAPLQVFGMGGDGLAEATGIPSGQLTVRGDLKTAELHRELARCRAYLHPLRWTSLGLALLEAMHLGMPVLALATTEAARAVPPEAGGISTEVEELSRIARQLVNDPEEARRRGKVAREAALERYGLERFLADWDELLAELVPAGGGGKVQGEERQHGSLEGAPSGDAALKGSGPDAPTAAREGNIH; encoded by the coding sequence ATGAGAATCTTGCTCTGGCACGTGCACGGGTCGTGGACGGACGCCTTTGTCCGCGGCCGGCACGAGTACCTGCTGCCTGTCCTGCCCGGCGGCGGTCCCTGGGGGCTGGGCCGGGCCGGCCGGCCCTGGCCCGCTTCTGCGCGGGAGGTCGCGCTCGCGGAGCTGGACGCCGGCAGCATCGACGCCGTCGTGCTTCAACGTCCGGAGGAAGCCGCTGAGGTGACGCGCATCCTGGGCCGCCGGGCCGGCGTCGACCTTCCCGCCGTGTACGTGGAACACAACACCCCCAAAGGTGATGTTCCCTTCACGGTCCATCCCCTCGGGGATCAGAACGGCATTCCGATCGTTCACGTGACCCATTTCAACGAACTGTTCTGGGACAGCGGCCGGGCACCGACCAAGGTCATTGAGCATGGCATCGCGGACCCCGGCTACCTTTACACGGGCGAGGTCCCGGAGCTGGGCGTGGTGGTCAACGAACCGGTACGCCGCGGCCGCGTGACGGGCACGGACCTGCTGCCACGCTTCGCCACGGCAGCCCCGCTCCAGGTCTTCGGCATGGGCGGCGACGGGCTGGCGGAGGCCACGGGAATCCCTTCCGGGCAGCTCACCGTCCGGGGTGACCTGAAAACCGCGGAGCTGCACCGTGAACTGGCGCGCTGCCGGGCATACCTGCACCCGCTGCGCTGGACTTCCCTTGGGCTCGCGCTGCTGGAGGCGATGCATCTTGGCATGCCGGTTCTGGCGCTGGCCACCACCGAGGCGGCACGGGCCGTCCCGCCTGAGGCAGGCGGCATTTCCACTGAGGTAGAGGAGCTGAGCCGGATTGCCCGGCAGCTGGTCAATGATCCGGAGGAGGCCCGACGCCGGGGCAAAGTTGCCCGGGAGGCGGCGCTGGAGCGCTATGGGCTGGAACGCTTTCTGGCTGACTGGGACGAGCTGCTGGCGGAGCTGGTGCCGGCCGGCGGCGGAGGGAAAGTGCAGGGGGAGGAGCGGCAGCATGGGTCTTTGGAGGGGGCACCCTCCGGCGATGCAGCTTTGAAGGGCTCCGGACCGGATGCCCCCACCGCGGCGCGAGAAGGGAACATCCATTGA
- a CDS encoding sigma-70 family RNA polymerase sigma factor, translating to MLNYLDLAESLASRFATRGRERSDLVQVAYLGLVKAARGFDAEKGESFPAYAAPTISGELKRFLRDRCWTVRPPRHVQDVRTQVLHTTPDLAQSLGRTPSAQELASELGVSPADVREAQAAGSSMHPDSLDSPDPWGGPTMGEGLVSADQPIEHLEELVCLNEAIQELDPDDREMLYRRYFREETQTELGKRFGISQMQVSRRLSRILVWLQRRLLDEEDRGSGTDGGGTGTGRTGSYRTSAGQASGSCPTAARTSSTETARRAGSGVAAKVSPRRA from the coding sequence GTGCTCAATTACCTGGACCTGGCGGAGTCGCTCGCCTCCCGGTTCGCCACCCGCGGACGTGAGCGCTCAGACCTGGTCCAGGTGGCCTACTTGGGCCTCGTCAAGGCTGCCCGGGGCTTCGATGCCGAGAAAGGCGAAAGTTTCCCCGCCTACGCGGCGCCCACCATCAGCGGTGAACTCAAGCGCTTCTTGCGCGACCGGTGCTGGACGGTGCGGCCGCCGCGGCATGTCCAGGACGTGCGGACGCAGGTACTGCACACCACACCGGACCTGGCCCAGTCGCTGGGGCGGACACCGTCCGCACAAGAACTCGCCAGCGAACTGGGCGTCAGCCCCGCCGACGTTCGGGAAGCCCAGGCAGCAGGCAGCAGCATGCATCCGGACTCGCTGGACAGTCCCGATCCGTGGGGTGGACCAACGATGGGCGAGGGGCTTGTCTCGGCGGACCAGCCGATCGAACACCTCGAGGAACTCGTATGCCTCAATGAGGCCATCCAGGAGCTGGACCCTGACGACCGGGAGATGCTGTACCGGAGGTACTTCCGGGAGGAGACCCAGACGGAACTGGGCAAACGGTTCGGTATCTCCCAGATGCAGGTGTCCCGGCGCCTGTCCCGCATCCTGGTCTGGCTTCAGCGCCGGTTGCTCGACGAGGAGGACCGGGGCTCGGGCACGGACGGTGGCGGAACCGGCACCGGCAGGACCGGCAGCTACAGAACCAGCGCAGGTCAGGCGAGCGGAAGCTGCCCGACAGCGGCCAGGACGTCCTCCACCGAAACCGCAAGGAGGGCCGGGTCAGGGGTGGCCGCGAAGGTGTCGCCTCGGCGCGCCTGA
- a CDS encoding NAD-dependent epimerase/dehydratase family protein has product MRIVITGASGNAGTALLRRLQNARQEHPGGLELVGISRRTPDTLRSPYAGVEWHTLDVGGDGAVQKLAKAFAGADAVVHLAWQIQPNRDLPQLHCTNVTGTANVLAAAREAGVGHVVCASSVGAYSKSPKDHRVDESWPAGGMEGSHYSRHKAEQEKLLDRFAADNPSVAVARLRPGLIFQAEAGSEIGRYFLGWVHPRFVPRRPALPLLPIPDELVFQAVHADDVADAYWRVLERRASGAFNVAAEPVVTPQNLARLFSAKRILPVPVSALHAFVGATWRLRLQQTDSGWVEMAAGAPIMDTQRIRNELGWEPQTPSLEAIQEVIDGMGKGAGVPASPPLKPRRSLLGLTRRR; this is encoded by the coding sequence ATGCGTATCGTGATTACGGGTGCCAGCGGCAATGCCGGGACAGCACTCCTGCGCAGGCTTCAGAATGCCCGGCAGGAACACCCCGGCGGCCTGGAACTGGTGGGCATCAGCCGCCGCACACCGGACACTTTACGGTCACCTTACGCGGGCGTGGAGTGGCACACCCTGGACGTGGGCGGTGACGGTGCGGTGCAGAAGCTGGCCAAGGCCTTTGCCGGAGCAGACGCTGTGGTGCATCTGGCCTGGCAGATCCAACCAAACCGGGATCTCCCGCAACTGCACTGCACCAATGTCACCGGCACGGCGAACGTGCTGGCGGCTGCCCGGGAAGCAGGGGTGGGGCACGTGGTTTGCGCCTCCTCGGTGGGCGCCTACAGCAAGTCACCCAAGGACCACCGCGTGGACGAATCCTGGCCCGCGGGAGGCATGGAGGGCTCACATTACAGCCGGCACAAGGCAGAGCAGGAAAAACTGCTGGATAGGTTCGCGGCGGACAATCCCTCCGTTGCCGTGGCCAGGCTGCGCCCCGGACTCATTTTCCAGGCGGAGGCCGGAAGCGAAATCGGCAGGTACTTCCTGGGGTGGGTCCACCCGAGGTTCGTCCCGCGCCGGCCGGCATTGCCCTTATTGCCAATTCCCGACGAACTGGTCTTCCAGGCGGTGCATGCCGACGACGTAGCGGACGCGTACTGGCGCGTGCTCGAGCGCAGGGCCAGCGGGGCGTTCAATGTGGCGGCCGAGCCGGTGGTCACGCCACAAAACCTGGCCAGGCTCTTTTCCGCCAAGAGGATCCTCCCCGTCCCGGTCAGCGCGCTGCACGCCTTCGTTGGCGCCACCTGGCGGCTCCGACTTCAGCAGACGGACTCGGGGTGGGTGGAGATGGCGGCGGGTGCGCCGATCATGGACACCCAGCGGATCCGGAACGAGCTCGGCTGGGAGCCGCAAACGCCGTCGCTGGAGGCCATCCAAGAGGTGATTGACGGCATGGGCAAAGGTGCCGGCGTGCCGGCGTCTCCGCCGCTCAAACCGCGGCGTAGCCTCCTCGGCCTCACCCGCCGTCGCTAG
- a CDS encoding D-glycero-alpha-D-manno-heptose-1,7-bisphosphate 7-phosphatase, with the protein MASNASTLKAVLFDRDGTLVVDVPYNGDPQLVKPFPHARKVLDEVRSRGLATGVLSNQSGIARGLLTAQEVDSVNARVEDLLGPFDVWEVCPHGSGDACLCRKPAPGMVRSACRRLGIDPSEAAFIGDIGSDVEAAAAAGARGVLVPTPQTRAEEVAAAPEVAADLEQAVALLFGEPLFRGPAPLGPLLKGPA; encoded by the coding sequence ATGGCAAGTAACGCTTCTACGCTCAAGGCTGTGCTGTTCGACCGCGACGGAACGCTTGTGGTTGACGTGCCCTACAACGGAGATCCGCAGCTGGTCAAGCCTTTTCCGCATGCACGGAAAGTCCTCGACGAAGTGCGCAGCCGGGGACTCGCCACCGGCGTGCTGAGCAACCAGTCGGGCATTGCCCGCGGCCTCCTGACGGCGCAGGAGGTTGATAGCGTGAACGCACGGGTTGAGGACCTGTTGGGCCCCTTTGACGTCTGGGAGGTCTGCCCGCACGGGAGCGGGGACGCGTGTCTGTGCCGGAAACCGGCGCCGGGCATGGTCCGCAGCGCCTGCCGGCGTCTTGGCATCGATCCCTCGGAGGCGGCCTTCATAGGTGACATCGGCAGCGACGTGGAGGCGGCCGCGGCCGCCGGCGCACGCGGTGTCCTTGTTCCTACCCCGCAGACCCGGGCTGAGGAAGTCGCAGCGGCCCCCGAGGTTGCCGCTGACCTCGAACAGGCCGTCGCGCTGCTGTTCGGGGAGCCGCTGTTTCGGGGACCTGCGCCTCTGGGGCCGCTGCTGAAAGGGCCCGCATGA
- a CDS encoding glycosyltransferase codes for MKISMISEHASPLAALGGVDAGGQNVHVAALSSALARRGHRVTVYTRRDSPDLPARVRVHPRLEVVHVDAGPAEHVPKDELLPFMGALADGVVQDWGDSPPHVVHGHFWMSGVAALDAARREPGGFRVPVVQTFHALGTVKRRHQGAADTSPAERRFLEPSVGRSADRIVATCSDEVFELRAMGIDTRRVSIAPCGVDLDLFSSDGLADAPARSHRILSVGRLVPRKGVDLVIRALPYLLKEGFDDVELLIVGGGEDAGGQDPEARRLLDLARDLGVADHVELRGQVAREAMPGIFRSADAVVCTPWYEPFGIVPLEAMACGVPVVAAAVGGLTDSVVDRGTGLHVPPKDPEAIAEAVGTLLANPELRAKLGRAGERRAKARYSWSRVAAETEKAYQLAIAGTADAGRLEPMEGAAL; via the coding sequence TTGAAGATCTCAATGATTTCGGAACACGCCAGTCCTTTGGCAGCGCTTGGCGGCGTGGATGCCGGCGGCCAGAACGTTCATGTGGCGGCCCTTTCGTCGGCACTGGCCCGTCGGGGCCATCGGGTAACGGTCTACACGAGGCGTGACTCGCCGGATTTGCCCGCGAGGGTGCGGGTGCATCCCCGGCTCGAGGTGGTACACGTGGACGCAGGGCCGGCCGAACATGTGCCCAAGGACGAGCTGCTGCCCTTCATGGGCGCCCTGGCGGATGGCGTGGTCCAGGACTGGGGCGACTCACCGCCGCACGTGGTGCACGGCCACTTCTGGATGTCCGGCGTCGCCGCGCTGGACGCCGCACGCCGCGAGCCTGGCGGATTCCGGGTTCCCGTGGTCCAGACCTTCCACGCACTGGGCACGGTTAAGCGGCGCCACCAGGGCGCCGCGGACACCAGCCCGGCCGAGAGGCGTTTCCTTGAACCGTCCGTGGGCCGGTCGGCTGACCGCATCGTGGCCACGTGTTCTGACGAGGTCTTCGAACTGCGGGCAATGGGAATTGATACCCGCAGGGTTTCCATCGCCCCCTGCGGGGTGGATCTGGACCTCTTCTCCAGTGACGGGCTGGCCGACGCTCCGGCCCGTTCGCATCGGATCCTTTCCGTGGGGCGGCTTGTTCCGCGCAAGGGCGTTGATCTGGTGATCCGTGCGCTGCCGTACCTGCTCAAGGAAGGGTTCGACGACGTCGAGCTGCTGATCGTGGGCGGCGGGGAGGACGCGGGCGGGCAGGATCCGGAGGCGCGCAGGCTGCTGGACCTTGCCCGGGACCTCGGCGTGGCGGACCATGTTGAGCTCCGGGGGCAGGTGGCCCGGGAGGCCATGCCCGGTATCTTCCGGAGTGCGGACGCTGTGGTCTGCACTCCTTGGTACGAGCCCTTCGGCATTGTTCCCCTTGAGGCCATGGCCTGCGGTGTTCCGGTAGTCGCCGCTGCGGTGGGAGGCCTGACAGACAGTGTGGTGGACCGCGGAACCGGCCTGCATGTACCGCCGAAGGATCCCGAAGCCATCGCAGAGGCCGTCGGCACCCTGCTGGCCAACCCCGAACTGAGGGCCAAGCTCGGACGGGCCGGCGAGCGGCGCGCGAAGGCCCGCTACTCCTGGAGCAGGGTCGCTGCCGAAACCGAAAAGGCCTACCAGCTGGCCATCGCAGGCACTGCGGACGCGGGCCGGCTGGAACCAATGGAAGGAGCGGCTCTGTGA
- a CDS encoding PfkB family carbohydrate kinase, whose amino-acid sequence MRITVVGDVLLDVDLSGEATRLCPDAPVPVVDVSEVRRRAGGAGLVARMLAQDGHPVTLVTVLSDDDASLALEGALAGVRVVSGPSGARTPVKTRIRAGRQPVVRVDEGCGRPEVPEATAGMLRALDQAEVIIVADYGRGLAANPEIRELLEARAADIPIVWDPHPSGAVPVRGVAVVTPNLSEAAKAAESGTGTYAAIAAVGSALGKTLLDRWQSQAVLVTMGEQGGLLSRNDTAPVTIPAPPTEVTDPCGAGDRLAASLAVHLAEGRSLGDAAELAINEAAAFLGAGGVASLPDRHRPVWHHSPEEDALDLARRVRANGGTVVATGGCFDLLHAGHARTLAAARDLGDCLIVCLNSDESVRRIKGEQRPIVSQQDRAELLLALECVDAVLVFGEDTPEACLETLRPDVWVKGGDYRASELPEAGLVAGWGGRCVTVPFHQARSTSVLADALAKVS is encoded by the coding sequence ATGAGGATCACTGTGGTGGGCGACGTTTTGCTGGACGTGGACCTTTCGGGTGAGGCAACACGGTTGTGCCCCGACGCGCCGGTGCCGGTGGTGGACGTCTCCGAGGTCCGGCGCCGGGCCGGCGGCGCCGGGCTCGTGGCCCGCATGCTGGCCCAGGACGGCCACCCTGTCACGTTGGTGACGGTGCTTTCCGACGACGACGCCTCCCTGGCACTGGAGGGCGCGCTCGCCGGCGTACGGGTTGTCTCCGGGCCCTCCGGCGCCAGAACCCCTGTTAAGACCCGGATCCGCGCGGGTCGCCAGCCGGTGGTGCGGGTGGATGAGGGATGCGGGCGGCCGGAAGTGCCGGAGGCCACCGCGGGTATGCTCAGGGCGCTGGACCAGGCCGAGGTCATCATCGTGGCCGACTACGGCAGGGGCCTTGCCGCAAACCCGGAGATCCGCGAGCTGCTCGAGGCCCGCGCCGCCGACATCCCGATCGTATGGGATCCGCACCCGTCCGGCGCCGTCCCGGTGCGCGGCGTGGCCGTGGTGACGCCGAATCTTTCCGAGGCGGCCAAGGCTGCGGAATCCGGCACGGGAACGTATGCGGCGATTGCCGCCGTCGGCAGCGCCCTCGGCAAAACACTGCTGGACCGCTGGCAAAGCCAGGCGGTCCTCGTGACCATGGGGGAGCAAGGTGGACTGCTGTCCCGGAACGACACAGCACCCGTGACCATACCGGCCCCTCCCACCGAGGTCACGGATCCCTGCGGCGCCGGCGACCGGCTCGCGGCCAGCCTTGCCGTGCACCTGGCCGAGGGACGCAGCCTCGGCGACGCCGCGGAACTCGCGATCAATGAAGCGGCTGCCTTCCTCGGCGCCGGCGGAGTAGCCTCCCTGCCCGACCGCCACCGGCCGGTCTGGCACCACAGCCCCGAGGAAGACGCCCTGGACCTTGCCCGGCGGGTGCGCGCCAACGGAGGAACGGTCGTGGCCACGGGAGGCTGCTTCGACCTGCTGCATGCCGGCCATGCCCGCACGCTGGCGGCTGCGAGGGACCTTGGTGACTGCCTGATCGTGTGCCTGAACTCTGACGAGTCGGTGCGCCGGATCAAGGGTGAGCAGCGGCCGATTGTGAGCCAGCAGGACCGGGCGGAGCTTTTGCTGGCACTTGAGTGCGTGGACGCTGTCCTGGTTTTCGGGGAGGACACCCCGGAGGCATGCTTGGAGACACTGCGGCCGGACGTCTGGGTGAAGGGCGGCGATTACCGCGCATCGGAGCTGCCCGAGGCAGGCCTGGTCGCGGGCTGGGGCGGGCGCTGTGTGACGGTGCCGTTCCACCAGGCCCGGTCCACGTCAGTCCTCGCGGATGCACTGGCGAAGGTCAGTTGA
- a CDS encoding glycosyltransferase family 9 protein encodes MSRVLVARLDSVGDVLLAGPAVRAVANGRRADGGSPNDVVVLCGPQGQSAASLLPNVADVYSWDSPWISNPAPAVTGPHLDSLVGYVRNSRITEAVILTSFHQSPLPLALLLRLAGVERITGASTDYPGSLLDVRLRPGEDFPEDQPESVRALGIARAAGFQLKTGDDGKLMVKDPPGVRHLVGEGPYVVVHPGATVPARAWPPLHHAAAVELLEGAGHRVVVTGGPGETALTATVAGPSAIDLGGRTDLSTLSGVLANADVVVTGNTGPAHLAAAVGTPVVSLFSPVVPAVRWAPYGVPLELLGDQNAPCRLSRARDCPVPGHPCLSSVPPEQVVDAVERLLSGVSSLSTRRKVRKQ; translated from the coding sequence ATGAGCAGGGTCCTCGTGGCCCGGCTGGACAGCGTCGGTGACGTCCTCCTGGCGGGCCCGGCAGTCCGGGCAGTGGCGAACGGACGCCGGGCCGACGGCGGCAGCCCCAACGACGTCGTCGTGCTTTGCGGACCGCAAGGCCAGTCGGCAGCGTCACTGCTGCCCAATGTCGCCGACGTGTATTCCTGGGATTCCCCGTGGATCAGCAACCCCGCCCCGGCGGTCACAGGACCTCATCTTGACTCGCTGGTGGGCTATGTCCGGAATTCCCGCATCACCGAGGCGGTCATCCTCACCTCCTTCCACCAGTCGCCGCTTCCGCTGGCGCTCCTGCTGCGGCTGGCCGGTGTGGAGCGCATCACGGGCGCGTCCACTGATTACCCGGGCTCCCTTCTCGACGTCAGGCTGAGACCCGGCGAGGACTTTCCCGAGGACCAGCCAGAGTCCGTGCGGGCGCTCGGGATCGCCCGCGCGGCGGGCTTCCAGCTCAAGACGGGTGACGACGGAAAACTCATGGTCAAGGACCCTCCCGGCGTCCGGCACCTGGTAGGCGAGGGCCCGTACGTGGTGGTCCACCCGGGGGCAACGGTCCCGGCCCGGGCCTGGCCGCCGCTGCACCATGCGGCGGCCGTGGAGCTGTTGGAGGGCGCCGGCCACCGGGTGGTGGTGACCGGCGGCCCGGGGGAAACAGCCCTGACCGCTACCGTGGCCGGCCCCTCCGCCATCGATCTCGGCGGCCGGACGGATCTTTCTACGCTGTCCGGGGTCCTGGCCAACGCCGACGTCGTGGTCACCGGAAACACCGGTCCCGCCCACCTGGCGGCCGCCGTCGGAACCCCGGTGGTGAGCCTGTTTTCCCCGGTCGTACCGGCCGTCCGCTGGGCGCCGTACGGCGTTCCGCTGGAACTGCTGGGAGACCAGAACGCGCCGTGCCGGCTCAGCCGTGCACGAGATTGTCCGGTACCGGGCCATCCCTGCCTCAGCTCTGTTCCGCCGGAGCAGGTGGTGGACGCGGTCGAACGCCTGCTGAGCGGGGTCTCGTCGCTCAGCACACGGAGAAAGGTCCGGAAACAATGA
- a CDS encoding D-sedoheptulose-7-phosphate isomerase yields MTAESLREAELPAMNQVGISPDLPPSQDQFSSQETGRQNAGAGSREAVRTHLENVLPALRSLERQADRLAEWGVELAQRLLSGQKLLAAGNGGSAAEAQHLTAELVGRFDGERMPFSAISLHAESSAVTAIANDYGYEELFARQVRAHGRSGDILVLLSTSGQSPNLLRAAEAAARLNVTTWALTGPAPNPLASCCDEAVAIDAISANAQEGHLIALHAICRAFEAEVARKGQVNAGLEADRA; encoded by the coding sequence GTGACTGCGGAATCCCTGCGGGAGGCCGAACTTCCGGCCATGAACCAGGTTGGCATCTCTCCGGACCTTCCCCCCTCCCAGGACCAGTTCTCCTCCCAGGAGACGGGCAGGCAGAACGCCGGAGCGGGCTCGCGGGAGGCGGTGCGGACCCATCTGGAAAACGTCCTGCCTGCCCTGCGGTCCCTGGAACGCCAGGCCGACCGGCTGGCCGAATGGGGCGTGGAGCTGGCCCAGCGTTTGCTCAGCGGGCAGAAGCTGCTTGCTGCCGGGAACGGCGGGTCCGCTGCCGAAGCGCAGCACTTGACCGCGGAGCTCGTGGGCCGGTTTGATGGCGAACGGATGCCTTTTTCCGCGATCTCCCTGCACGCGGAAAGTTCGGCCGTCACGGCGATTGCCAACGACTACGGCTACGAGGAACTCTTCGCCCGGCAAGTCCGCGCCCACGGCAGGTCGGGGGACATTCTCGTGCTGCTGTCCACGAGCGGCCAGAGCCCCAACCTGCTCCGTGCAGCCGAGGCGGCGGCCAGACTGAACGTGACCACGTGGGCCCTGACCGGGCCGGCGCCCAATCCCTTGGCGTCCTGCTGCGATGAGGCTGTGGCCATCGATGCCATCTCCGCCAATGCTCAGGAAGGGCACCTGATCGCCCTCCATGCCATTTGCCGGGCCTTTGAAGCCGAGGTGGCCCGCAAAGGCCAGGTCAATGCCGGTCTGGAGGCTGATCGCGCATGA
- a CDS encoding SDR family oxidoreductase has product MTESTFRPGRVLVTGGASGLGAAVVDAVLKAGGTPVVLDRDIRNVAAAKAFEVDVSDRVAVTEAVRQAAETLDGLDAVVTAAGIDRCGKLEDVAAEEWERVIGVNLMGTVSVVRAALPYLKESRGRVVTIASTLGKRALPEATAYCASKFGVVGFSHSLAAETGGQIGVTTMIPGGMKTRFFDDRAEQYKPQDDSRLNDPGNVAQAILFALSQPAGCEVREMLICHEEEGSWP; this is encoded by the coding sequence ATGACTGAATCGACTTTCCGGCCCGGCCGGGTCCTGGTAACCGGCGGCGCCTCCGGTCTGGGGGCCGCCGTCGTTGATGCCGTGCTGAAAGCCGGGGGAACACCGGTGGTGCTGGACCGGGACATCCGGAACGTTGCGGCTGCGAAGGCTTTCGAGGTGGACGTCTCAGACCGCGTTGCCGTGACTGAAGCTGTCCGGCAGGCAGCCGAGACACTGGACGGGCTGGATGCCGTCGTCACCGCGGCGGGCATCGACCGGTGCGGCAAGCTGGAGGACGTGGCGGCGGAGGAATGGGAACGCGTCATCGGCGTCAACCTGATGGGCACAGTGTCCGTTGTGCGGGCGGCGCTTCCGTATCTGAAGGAGTCCCGGGGGCGGGTGGTCACCATTGCGTCCACGCTGGGCAAGCGGGCATTGCCGGAGGCCACCGCCTATTGCGCCTCAAAATTTGGGGTAGTGGGCTTCAGCCATTCGCTGGCGGCTGAGACGGGCGGTCAGATCGGCGTGACCACCATGATTCCCGGCGGCATGAAGACCCGCTTCTTTGATGACCGGGCAGAGCAGTACAAGCCGCAGGACGACTCACGCCTGAACGACCCCGGCAACGTGGCCCAGGCGATTCTGTTCGCACTGTCCCAGCCCGCCGGCTGCGAGGTCCGGGAAATGCTTATCTGCCACGAAGAAGAGGGCTCGTGGCCGTGA